In Marinobacter sp. LQ44, the following are encoded in one genomic region:
- a CDS encoding class I SAM-dependent methyltransferase: MDGGSGEPNTDSSRRTNAAAFFRGFLREPGQVGSVIPSSRFLEQRIVEASGLSVARQVVELGPGTGGTTRAFLRHLGRDARLLSIELSPFFHKLLGDIVDPRFCNHLGSAEDLAEILAVYDMQQPDVIISGIPFSKMPATVAHRVVQAVNDNLVEGGRFIAYQFRRDVARFTDPVMGAHTSCTLELLNIPPMRVYSWIKAGGG, translated from the coding sequence ATGGATGGGGGAAGTGGTGAGCCGAATACCGATTCGAGCCGCAGAACTAACGCAGCGGCCTTTTTCCGGGGATTCCTGCGGGAACCGGGCCAAGTGGGCTCTGTGATCCCCAGTTCGAGATTTCTGGAGCAGCGAATCGTTGAGGCGTCTGGGCTATCTGTCGCCCGACAGGTCGTGGAGCTGGGCCCCGGTACGGGCGGCACCACGCGCGCGTTTCTTCGTCACCTGGGGCGAGACGCGCGGCTTCTCTCAATTGAGCTGAGCCCTTTCTTCCATAAGTTGCTTGGCGACATTGTTGACCCCCGCTTTTGCAACCACTTGGGCAGCGCCGAGGATCTAGCCGAGATTCTGGCTGTTTACGATATGCAACAGCCAGATGTGATCATCTCTGGGATTCCCTTCTCGAAGATGCCCGCGACTGTGGCTCATCGTGTCGTGCAGGCGGTGAATGACAACCTGGTAGAGGGCGGGCGGTTTATCGCCTACCAGTTCCGGAGAGATGTCGCCCGGTTTACTGATCCGGTCATGGGGGCTCATACCAGCTGCACGCTGGAACTGCTGAACATTCCGCCCATGCGGGTATACAGTTGGATTAAAGCTGGGG